In Nocardioides nitrophenolicus, the genomic window GGGGTGGTCCACACCGGCTGCCCGGGCCGCGCCTCGTGGCCGAGGAAGAGCCCGCAGAGCTGGATGATCGCGAACAGGCTGGCCCCGACCGCGACCAGGGCCGAGAGCTCGCCCTCGCCGCGGGCCTGGACCGGCCGCACCACCGCGAGCTCCATCACCGCCCCGATCAGGATGGCGCCGAGCACGCCGACCAGCCCCGCGAGCGGCCGGCTCAGCCCGTGCTCGGTCACCAGCCAGCTCCCGACGAAGGCGGACGCCATGGCTATCGCGCCGATCGCGAAGTTGAAGAAGCCGGCTCCGGTCAGGTTGAAGTAGAACGCCAGGCCGAGAAGGGCGAAGAAGCACCCGTTCTCGACCACGGCGATCCACAGCTGCGGGTTCGTCATGCCGCGCAGTCCGGCTCGTACTCCGACCAGGGCCCGGTGAGCGTGTTGTCGGCGCCCCACTGGACGAGCACCAGGCCGCAGATCCCGTCGGCGCCGAGGTGCTTGTCCTTGCCGAAGGACAGCGTGAAGCCCGGGTAGCCCGACGCGGCCTCGTAGTCGGTGATCTGCTGCAGCGCGTCGTTGACCTCGGTGCCGTCGGTGCTGCCGGCGTCCTCGACGGCCTGCTTGAGCAGCTGCACGGCGTCGTAGGACTGGGTCCAGAAGTTGTTGACCTGGAAGTCGGCGCCCTCGGTCTCGGCGAAGAGCTTCGCCACCTCGACGGTCTTCGGGTTGGTGTCGGTGGTACCGGCCAGGCCGACCAGTCCCTCCAGCGCGCCCGGCTGCGCCTGCTTCCAGGCCGACGGGAGCGAGCTCAGCAGCAGCTCGGTGAACCGCGGGACGCCGGGGAGCTGCTGGTGCAGGGTGTTCTGGGCGAGCACGTCGAAGTTGGCGTTCTGGGTGGCGACCAGCACCGCGTCGGCGCCCGCCTTCTCGATCTTGGCGACCTCGGGGCTCAGGTCCGTGGCGTCGATGGCGCCGTTGACCACCTCGAGGTCGACGCAGTCGAGGCCGTCGATGAGGCCCTGGTTGAACTGCACCTGGGACGGGGAGCTGTCCTGCAGGAAGGCGACCTTCTTCGCGCCGAGCGAGGCGAAGGCCTCGCAGTAGACCGTCGCCCAGTCCGAGGTCGGGGTGCCGAGCTGGTAGAGGTAGGTGTTGCTCGGCGGCTCGGTGACCAGCGGGTTGGCCGCCACCGACATGAACACCGGGATCTTGGTGCGCTCGATCAGCGACTTGGCCTGGAGCACGCCGGCGCTGCTGGTCAGCATGATCAGCGCGTCCGCGCCCTGGCTGACCAGCTTCTGGATCACGGTGGGCGTCTTGGTCGGGTCGCTCTCGTCGTTGCCCTGGACGACCTTGATCTTCTTGCCGTCGATCCCGCCGTCGGCGTTGACCTGGTCGATGGTGGCCTTGGTCGCCGTGCAGGCGGGCGTCGCGTAGCCCGCGCCCGGGCCCGTCGTATCGCAGACGAGGCCGATCACGACCGCGTCCGCGCCGTCGTCACCGGCGGAGGACCCTCCGCAGCCGGTGAGCGCCGCACCGAGGGTGAGGCTCAGGAGGCCGGCGATCGTCACTCTGGCTCGCATCACTGTGGTGGACCTTTCGGTTGTCCGTCCCGAGAAGCTGGCTCGATTTCGAATATTGAACTTTGTATTCAAAATTCAGTGAGCGTGATTGAATCACCGTGACGTGCGTTACACAAGCCCTTGCTTGGTGCGGGGCACCCGGACCACGGGAGATCGAGGAGGAGTCGCTGGTGCAGGCAGTGGTGGTGAAGCCGGGCTTCGTCGTGGACGTCGCCGAGGTCCCGGACCCGGTGTGCGGACCCGACGAGGTGGTGATCGAGGTGCGCCGGGTCCAGCTCAGCGTCACCGAGTGCATGCTGATGGCCGGTGCGGACGTCGCCCTCGGCGACCAGCTCGCCCGTCGGGTGGCGGCCGGGCCGGTGCAGTTCGGCGGGCACGAGTTCGCCGGCGTCGTCGCCGAGGTGGGCGCGGCGGTCCGCGGCCCGCGCGTCGGGCAGCGGGTGACCGCGGTCGAGACCCTGCCGTGTGGGACCTGCGCGGCCTGCCGGCGGGCCTGGCCGAGCGCCTGCGTCGCGCCGTCGATCATCGGCTTCACCCGGCCGGGCGCGCTGGCCGAGCGGCTGGTCGTCCCCGCCTCCGCCGTGGTGGCGGTGCCGGACGAGGTGTCCTTCGCGGCCGCGGCGGCGATCCAGCCGCTGGCCGGCGCGGTCCACGCACACGCGGCGCTCGACGTACGGCCGGGGGAGTCGGTGCTCGTCCTCGGCGGTGGCGTGATGGGCCTGCTGGGCGTCGCGGTCGCGCGGCACGGCAACGCGGGACTGGTGGCGCTCTCCACGCACAGCCCGCGCAAGCTCGAGCTCGGCAGGAGGTTCGGCGCCGACGCGCTGATCGCCGCCGGCGGCGACGTGCTCGCGGCGGTGGACGAGCTCACCGACGGGATCGGCTTCGACGTGGTCGTGGAGACCGCGGGCGGCAGTGCCGACCTCGGGCTGGCCGGGCTGAGCACCGTCGAGCTGGCCGCGCAGGCGGTACGACGCGGCGGCCGGATCGCGATGGTGTCGGTGCTCGACGCCCACGCGCCACTGCCCACGGGCCTGCTGCGCAGCCGGTCGGTGACCCTGGTCCACCCACGCTCGGGGGCCGGCGACTACGCCTCGGCCGCGACCGTTTTCGAGCACTGCTTCGGACTCGTCCAACGGAACCTGGTCGACCCGGAGGCCCTCCTGACGCATACCGTGCGGGGACTGGGCGCCATCCACGAGGCGATGGACATCACCCAGCACAAGAGCAGGTACGACGCGATCAACCCCGCACAGATGGAGCTCTCGTGACCCTCGACATCGCCAGCACCGTCGCCCGGTTCGCCCGGGTCCGGCCCACCGCGCCCGCCGCCACCCTCGGCCTGCGCGTGGTGAGCTTCGCCGAGCTCGACGACGGCGGCAACCGCGCCGCCCGGGCGTTCGCGACGCTGGGCGTCGGCGCCGGTGACATCGTCGGCTGGTGGGCGGCGCCCTCGCTGCGCGCGCTCGACGGCTTCCTCGGCGCCGGCCGGATCGGCGCGATCTTCGCGCCGCTCAACCCCGCGCTGCCCCCGGCCGAGCTGGCCGGCGTCCTCGACTACGTCGCGCCGCGCCTGCTCGTCACCGACCTCGACCACCTCGACGAGGCCGAGCAGGTCGCGCGGGAGCGGGAGCTCCCGCTCGCGGTCATCGACGCCGACGGCACCGTGCCGGGTGCGGACCTCGACGCGCTGTGCGCCCGGCTCGCGGCGGCACCGCTCGACGTGCCTGTCGACGACACGGCGCCGCACATCCTCTACCTGACCAGCGGCAGCACCGGACGCCCGAAGGGCGCCCTGGTCAGCCACCGCGCGAGCTGGCTGCGCTCCGCGGCGGGCGGCGGGACCTTCGGCCGGGCGATGCGCGGCCGGGGCGGGCTGGTGACCGGCTTCCCGCTGTTCCACTACGGCGGCTGGCACTACGTGATGGAGGCCTGGCAGAACGGGCGCGCGATCCACCTGGTGCACCGCGCCGACCCGGTCGAGCTGCTGACCGCGGTCGAGCGCTGGCGGGCCTCGGCGTTCTACGCGATCCCCGCCGTGTGGGAGCGGGTGCTCGACGCCACCGACGTCCCGGCGGACCTCGGCTCCCTGCTGCACGCCGACACCGGGACCTCGCGGGTCTCGCCGACCCTGCTGGAGCGGATCCGGACCCGGGTGCCGCGGGCGACCACGACCGTCCTCTACGGCACCACCGAGGCCGGCTCGATGGCGCGCCTGCACGACGCCCACGCCCACCTCGACAGCCATCCCGGGAGCGTCGGCCTGGCCACCCCGCCCGGGGTGCTGTGGACGGCCGAGGACGGCGAGATCCGGGTCGCCTCGCCCACCTTGATGACCGGCTACCTGGACCGGCCCGAGGAGACGGCCCGGGTGCTGGTCGACGGCGTCTACCACTCCGGCGACGTCGGCGAGCTCGATGAGGACGGCTACCTCACCATCACCGGCCGGGTGAGCGAGCTGATCCGCAGCGGCGGCGAGACGGTGTGGCCGACCGAGGTCGAGGCCGCGCTGCGCGGCCTGCCGGGCTGCGCCGACTACGCCGTGGTCGGGGTGCCCGACGACCGGTGGGGCGAGGTGATCTGCCTGGCGGTGCTCGCCGGCGGGGACGGCGCCCCGCCGCCCGATGTCGAGACCGTCCGCCGGATGCTCGACGGGCGGCTGGCCCGGCACAAGCACCCGCGGCTGGTGGTCGGCGTACCGGAGATCCCGCGGACGGCCGCGACCGGCCAGGTGCAGCGCCGGGTGCTGGTGGCGCGGATCGGCCAGCAGCGACTGGAGGGTGCGCGGTGAGGGCCGCGCTGGTCACCGGGCCCGGCCGGCTCGAGGTGGTCGATGCGCCGGACCCGACGCCGGGGGCCGGGGAGCTGCTGATCCGGACCGAGGTCGCCGCCATCTGCGGCTCCGACCTCCACGTCGCGGGCGAGGGCGGCAACGGCCTCCCGGGTGGCCCCGGCCACGAGTCGGTCGGCGTCGTCGTGGAGAGCCGTTCGCCCGTTCTGGCTGTGGGCACGCGGGTCCTGTGCACCCCACCCGCCGCGATCGCGGCCTGCTTCGCCGACCTCCAGGTGCTGCCGCCCTCGGCCGTCGTCCCGCTGCCCGAGGGTGCTGCGCCCGAGCGGCTGGTCCTGGCCCAGCAGCTCGGCACCGCCGTGTTCGCGATGAAGCGGTTCTGGCCGTCGGTGCGGCTGCCCGCCGTCGCCGAGCCGCGCACGGCCGCGGTGGTCGGCACCGGGCCGGCCGGGTTGGCGTTCGTCCAGCTGCTGCGCCGCGCGGGCTTCGAGCGCGTGATCGTGAGCGACCTGTCCCCGGCACGGCTGGCCACCGCGACGGCGTACGGCGCCACCCGGGTGGTGCACGCGCCCGGCGAGGACGTCGTCGAGGTGGTCGACGCGCTGACCGACGGCGTGGGCGTGGAGCTCGCGATCGAGGCCGCCGGCACCGACGCGACCCGGCACCAGGCGATGCGGATGGTGCGCGACGAGGGCCGGGTCGGCCTGTTCGGGCTCTACGAGGACGACGGGCCGGCGACCTGGCCGCTGCGCGACGTCTTCCGCCGCCGGGCGAGCATCGAGATGACCTGGAACGCCCAGCTGGAGCCGGGCCTGTCGTCGTTCGCCGAGGCGGTCGACCTGGTCGCCGCCGAGCCCGCCGACGCGCCGACGATGATCACCCACCGCTTCGGGCTGTCCGACATCGCCGAGGCGTTCGACCTGGCCGGCGACCCGTCGCGAGGGGCCGGCAAGGTCGCGGTCACCTTCTGAGGGGTCGGGCTCTCTCGTCGTACCGGACGAAATGGCTGCGGATCGGGCGGATTCACGACCATCTCGTCCGGTACGACGAGGAGAGCGTGGTCAGGCGTAGAGCCGCTCCAGGACGTCGGCGTACTTGGCGTGGACGACCCGCCGCTTCAGCTTGAGGGTCGGGGTGAGCTCCTCGGACTCGGCGGTCCACTCGACCGGGAGCAGCTCCCAGGCCTTGACCTGCTCGGGCCGTGAGAGCCGCTCGTTGGCGGCGTCGACGGCCTGCTGGGCGACCGCGAGCAGGGCCGGGTGCTGGGCCAGCTCGGCGAGCGAGGTGCCGGCGGGGATGCCGAGCTGCGCGCCGACCAGCGGGGCGATCTCGGCGTCGAGGGTGAGCACCGCGACGACGTACGGCCGGCCCTCGCCGAAGACCAGCGCGTGGCCGACGATCGGGCTCTCCTTGAGGTAGTTCTCGATGTTGGAGGGCGCGATGTTCTTGCCGGAGGAGGTGATGATCATCTCCTTCTTCCGGTCGACGACCTTGAGGAAGCCGTCCTCGTCGAGCTCGCCGATGTCGCCGGTGTGCACCCAGCCGTCGGCGTCGATCAGCGCGGCGGTGGCGTCCTCCTGCTTGTAGTAGCCCTGCGACGCGACCGGCCCGCGGGCCAGGATCTCGCCGTCCTCGGCGAGGGCGATCTCGATGCCGGGCAGCGCCTTGCCGACGGTGCCGAGCCGGAACTGGTCGGGGCCGCAGGCGGTGACCGCGGCACAGGTCTCGGTCATGCCGTAGACGTCGTAGATGCGCATGCCGAGGCCGGCGAAGAAGCGCGCCACCTCCAGCGGCATGGGTGCGGCCGCGGACGCCGCCCATTCGCAGCGGTCCAGGCCGAGCAGGGCGCGCAGGAAGGACAGCAGGCCCGCGTCGGCGGCCTGGAACCTGGCCGCGAGCTCGGGGGAGACCTCGCCGCCGGACTGCAGCGCCTCGACGTACTCCAGGCCGATGGCGAGCGCGCCCTCGACCTGGGCCCGCTTCTCGGCGTCGGGCTCGGCGGCGAGCTTGGCGGAGATGCCGGTCTTGATCTTCTCCCAGACCCGCGGTACGCCGAAGAAGCGCGTCGGGTGCACCTCGCCGAGCGCGCCGAGCAGCAGCGCGGGGTCGGCGATCAGGTGGATGTGGGCGCCGTTGACCTGCGGGATGTACATGCCGAGAGTGCGCTCGGCGATGTGCGCGAACGGCAGGTAGGAGATGAAGTCGTTGTGCTGGGTGGGCGCGGCGACCCGCAGCGAGCAGGCGCACTCGTAGAGCACGGCGTGGTGGGTGAGCACGACGCCCTTCGGGTTCCCGGTGGTGCCGGAGGTGTAGAGGATGGTCAGCGGGTCGTCGGGGGAGATGCCCGCGGTGCGCGCGTCGAGCTCGGCGGCGTGCTCCGCGCGCCACGCGGCGCCGGCGGCCACGAAGTCGGTCCAGCCGACGAAGCGGTCGTCGCCCGCCGGGGCCTCGGCGTCGATGAGCACGACGGT contains:
- a CDS encoding zinc-dependent alcohol dehydrogenase encodes the protein MRAALVTGPGRLEVVDAPDPTPGAGELLIRTEVAAICGSDLHVAGEGGNGLPGGPGHESVGVVVESRSPVLAVGTRVLCTPPAAIAACFADLQVLPPSAVVPLPEGAAPERLVLAQQLGTAVFAMKRFWPSVRLPAVAEPRTAAVVGTGPAGLAFVQLLRRAGFERVIVSDLSPARLATATAYGATRVVHAPGEDVVEVVDALTDGVGVELAIEAAGTDATRHQAMRMVRDEGRVGLFGLYEDDGPATWPLRDVFRRRASIEMTWNAQLEPGLSSFAEAVDLVAAEPADAPTMITHRFGLSDIAEAFDLAGDPSRGAGKVAVTF
- a CDS encoding AMP-dependent synthetase/ligase; protein product: MSTDTLTVRAEIEQEIAGLTLPVALARTVAAEGDRPAYSDKVGIDLSAGYAPGWRTVGWTELREQALDVAGALMAAGVAAGDRVALMAANRIEHVVADLGAVHAAGVSMSVYNTLSPDQVAYVAGHAEPAVVVLESADHLARWERALAESSAIRTVVLIDAEAPAGDDRFVGWTDFVAAGAAWRAEHAAELDARTAGISPDDPLTILYTSGTTGNPKGVVLTHHAVLYECACSLRVAAPTQHNDFISYLPFAHIAERTLGMYIPQVNGAHIHLIADPALLLGALGEVHPTRFFGVPRVWEKIKTGISAKLAAEPDAEKRAQVEGALAIGLEYVEALQSGGEVSPELAARFQAADAGLLSFLRALLGLDRCEWAASAAAPMPLEVARFFAGLGMRIYDVYGMTETCAAVTACGPDQFRLGTVGKALPGIEIALAEDGEILARGPVASQGYYKQEDATAALIDADGWVHTGDIGELDEDGFLKVVDRKKEMIITSSGKNIAPSNIENYLKESPIVGHALVFGEGRPYVVAVLTLDAEIAPLVGAQLGIPAGTSLAELAQHPALLAVAQQAVDAANERLSRPEQVKAWELLPVEWTAESEELTPTLKLKRRVVHAKYADVLERLYA
- a CDS encoding ABC transporter substrate-binding protein, encoding MTIAGLLSLTLGAALTGCGGSSAGDDGADAVVIGLVCDTTGPGAGYATPACTATKATIDQVNADGGIDGKKIKVVQGNDESDPTKTPTVIQKLVSQGADALIMLTSSAGVLQAKSLIERTKIPVFMSVAANPLVTEPPSNTYLYQLGTPTSDWATVYCEAFASLGAKKVAFLQDSSPSQVQFNQGLIDGLDCVDLEVVNGAIDATDLSPEVAKIEKAGADAVLVATQNANFDVLAQNTLHQQLPGVPRFTELLLSSLPSAWKQAQPGALEGLVGLAGTTDTNPKTVEVAKLFAETEGADFQVNNFWTQSYDAVQLLKQAVEDAGSTDGTEVNDALQQITDYEAASGYPGFTLSFGKDKHLGADGICGLVLVQWGADNTLTGPWSEYEPDCAA
- a CDS encoding zinc-dependent alcohol dehydrogenase; the encoded protein is MQAVVVKPGFVVDVAEVPDPVCGPDEVVIEVRRVQLSVTECMLMAGADVALGDQLARRVAAGPVQFGGHEFAGVVAEVGAAVRGPRVGQRVTAVETLPCGTCAACRRAWPSACVAPSIIGFTRPGALAERLVVPASAVVAVPDEVSFAAAAAIQPLAGAVHAHAALDVRPGESVLVLGGGVMGLLGVAVARHGNAGLVALSTHSPRKLELGRRFGADALIAAGGDVLAAVDELTDGIGFDVVVETAGGSADLGLAGLSTVELAAQAVRRGGRIAMVSVLDAHAPLPTGLLRSRSVTLVHPRSGAGDYASAATVFEHCFGLVQRNLVDPEALLTHTVRGLGAIHEAMDITQHKSRYDAINPAQMELS
- a CDS encoding class I adenylate-forming enzyme family protein, coding for MTLDIASTVARFARVRPTAPAATLGLRVVSFAELDDGGNRAARAFATLGVGAGDIVGWWAAPSLRALDGFLGAGRIGAIFAPLNPALPPAELAGVLDYVAPRLLVTDLDHLDEAEQVARERELPLAVIDADGTVPGADLDALCARLAAAPLDVPVDDTAPHILYLTSGSTGRPKGALVSHRASWLRSAAGGGTFGRAMRGRGGLVTGFPLFHYGGWHYVMEAWQNGRAIHLVHRADPVELLTAVERWRASAFYAIPAVWERVLDATDVPADLGSLLHADTGTSRVSPTLLERIRTRVPRATTTVLYGTTEAGSMARLHDAHAHLDSHPGSVGLATPPGVLWTAEDGEIRVASPTLMTGYLDRPEETARVLVDGVYHSGDVGELDEDGYLTITGRVSELIRSGGETVWPTEVEAALRGLPGCADYAVVGVPDDRWGEVICLAVLAGGDGAPPPDVETVRRMLDGRLARHKHPRLVVGVPEIPRTAATGQVQRRVLVARIGQQRLEGAR